CCCTCCTGCCACGCCTGTCCTCCCTCGACCCTCGCGCCGGCATGGCCTTCGCCTCCGGAAGGTACTCTCACTCTCTCTGTCCCTCGCACATCCGCATAAATGGAAAGGGGTTCTTGTACATATTTATTTCTCCATACGATCCAAGAATGGATCGGGTTGTTGTACATCATTATAAATGGGACGTGCAAATTTCTGATTATGGGCGGCTGATCTGTGTCCTTTGAAGGTTCTACTGCATGAGCTCGTCGCCGTTCGCGGTTCTCGTGTTCGACGTGGCGGCGAACGTCTGGAGCAAGGTGCAGCCGCCGATGAGGCGGTTCCTGCGGTCGCCGGCGCTGGTGGAGCTCGGCGGCGGCAGAGAGGGCTCGGGCACCGCAAGGGTGGGGCTCGTCGCGTCCGTGGAGAAGAGCCGTCTCAGCGTGCCGAGGAGCGTGCGCGTCTGGACACTGCGCGGCAGAGGAGcctccggcggcggtggcggcgcgtgGAGCGAGGTGGGGCGGATGCCGCAGGACGTGCACACGCAGTTCGCGGCCGCGGAGGGCGGGCGAGGGTTCGAGTGCGCCGCTCACGGCGACTTCGTCGTGCTCGCGCCCCGCGGCGGGCCGGCAACCGTGCCGGTGCCGACGACCGTGCTCGTGTTCGACTCGCGCCGCGACGAGTGGCGGTGGGCGCCACCTTGCCCATACGTCGGGCACGGCATGGCCGCAGTGGCCAACGGCGGAGGCGCGGGCTTCCGGGTCCTCGCGTACGAGCCACGCCTGGCGACGCCGGCCATCGGCCTCCTGGACGCCACGACGCCGGTGGCTTTGCATGGGATGCATGGTTAGATTGTGTGACTGCTTAATTGCACTAGTTGCTACACCCTGCTCTTAATTTCTAATGAATCAAATATGCTATCTTTAGTACTAGTATTCATGAGACATTTCAGGCTTGAATTTAGTAGTAGTAAGTGTGGTATTTAATAATTTGTTGTTGAGAATTGCTATGCAAGTATGTATGCATATTGTTTAATTTACTAGACAGGTTTTGAATGGGTAGTATATTTGTTGTTCTGTTCTTAGCATGGGATCTGATGAAAGTGAAACATGTGTTCTGAAGTGAAGTAACTTATGTCGTTTCATGATCACATGGAGGCATATAAAAAAGTGTGTGATTGCTCATGACAAGCAGAGTTCTAGCTTGCTTTATTGTTGAATCTACTTCAGATATTTGGCAAAATAAAAATTTGCCAACATTTGACAACTTTTTGTGAGATTGGCAACAAAAATTGGTATGCAACCAATCTTTAGCCAAAATTTGGCAACCTTATACCACCAATTGTTGGAAATGCAAACCTCCACCGAATACTAATAAAGCAAAATGTATATATAAAAGATTACATGATCTATTTGGAAGATATACGATTTTACTAGGAGATCAATGGTATTGAAGTACTATGTGGAAGTTTTATACTGGATTCTTTTTTAAAATGTAGGTTTGGTTTTTAATTTCCTACATAATTCGTCCATTGACTTCATATTTGCTCAGATACCATGTTTTAGTTGATTTAGAAAACATTTTTCTCGATCTCCTAGCTAACCAAAATCCAGCTGCAGCATCGAAATAACACCTCTGTATAATCCTGGATTACATTATCTTATTGGAAGATATATGATTTTACTAGGAGACCAATGGTATTGAAGTACTATGTGGAAATTTTATACTGGATTCTTTTAATAAATGTAGGATTGGTTTTTAAATTTCTACATAATTCGTCCATTGACTACATATTTTAGGAGAATCCTTCATATTTTCTCAGATCTCATGTTTTAGTTGATTTAGGAAACATTTTTCTCGATCTCGTAGCTAACCAATATCCATCTGCTGCATCAAAATAACACTTCTGTATAATCCTGTTCTGCAATTTCATGTAAAATATCTTCCCAAAAATTGTTCCATGTAAACTTCCAACGGACATGAAATCCCATTCTTGTGTATTTTCCTTCAAGCAATAAAATGTACTATTATAAAGTATAATTATAGAGAGTGACTAGCAATAAGCTTGCAAGCGCTACCAATGTTAGAACTCTAATTTCTCTCTATTTATGGTCTCATATTTCTTATATTCTAGGAAAACATTTGAGTTAATTCATAATAAGAAAAAGAACTCGTGATTTTGAGTTATTCCCCTCTCTCTTGTAATGTGCAACGAATTATTCTTCAAAAAAATGtgtagaagaaaaaaaaggacAAAGGGCATCTAAATTGACAAGGAACATCCAGAAATCTATATGTTGGTAACGCAACAAATTTTCTACTAATAAAAAACCTAGGACATCAA
This sequence is a window from Aegilops tauschii subsp. strangulata cultivar AL8/78 chromosome 7, Aet v6.0, whole genome shotgun sequence. Protein-coding genes within it:
- the LOC109740035 gene encoding protein ABERRANT PANICLE ORGANIZATION 1; protein product: MNLLPHHHLSLPSGPGRRPSPAAAEVEMDPRVWRRLPQPLLDRVLACLPTPSFLRARAVCRRFYHLLFSSPFLHSHLLHSPHLPFFAFAVPSAGHLLLLDPTSQPQGPSWFLLPLPIPGPAAGFSPAAASAGLLAFLSDASGHKTLLLANPITRLLAALPLGPTQRLSPTVGLAAGSTSIIAVVAGDDLVSPFAVKNISVDTFVADAASVPSSGFWVPSSLLPRLSSLDPRAGMAFASGRFYCMSSSPFAVLVFDVAANVWSKVQPPMRRFLRSPALVELGGGREGSGTARVGLVASVEKSRLSVPRSVRVWTLRGRGASGGGGGAWSEVGRMPQDVHTQFAAAEGGRGFECAAHGDFVVLAPRGGPATVPVPTTVLVFDSRRDEWRWAPPCPYVGHGMAAVANGGGAGFRVLAYEPRLATPAIGLLDATTPVALHGMHG